GCAATGGTAAGATCACAGGCCGTTCCATGTGACTTTGTTCTTGTTGCTTCAGGTAACATTCAGGTTCTTGAAGGAATGCACATTGCAATGAGGTCACGTATCAGAGGCTACGGTTATGAAGTCTTCATGAAGGATTATATGGAAGACACGACTGAAAACAGGGAAAAGCTGGTTCAGTTCGTAGCTCAGGAAGTTAAAAACGATGGAAGAATCCCTCATTTCGCTCCGGACGCTTTGGATGAAATCATTATGGAAGCAAAACGCAGATCAGGTAAGCAAAACGCTTTAACCTTAAGGCTAAGGGAACTTGGCGGTCTTGTAAGGTCATCAGGAGACGTAGCCATTGAGCAGGGCGAGAATCTGGTAAGGGCAGAGCACGTTATCGAAGCCAAAAAATTCGCCAGAACCCTTGAACAGCAAATTGCTGATAGGTCAATTATCCAAAGAAAAGAATACAGTATGGTAAGTTCTGAAGGCGGAAGAGTCGGTCTGGTAAACGGACTTGCAGTAATCGGTGACAGAAGCGGAATCGTTTCCCCGATTGCAGCTGAAGCCGCACCTGCGCAATCCAAAAACGGCGGACAGATTATCGCTACAGGTAAGCTCGGTGAAATCGCATCCGAATCCGTTCAAAACGTAAGCGCATTAATCAAGAAATACACCAACAAGAACCTGTCAGATTATGACATTCACGTTCAGTTCATACAGACCTATGACGGTGTTGAAGGTGATTCAGCAAGTGTAAGCATAGCTACAGCAGTCATTTCAGCCGTTGAGGAAATTCCAATCGATCAGACAATTGCGCTGACCGGTTCACTTAACGTTCGCGGTGACGTAATGCCTATCGGCGGAGCAACAGCCAAAATCGAAGCTGCTGCAGAAGCGGGAATGAAAAAGGTTCTGATTCCTAAATCCAATATGAAGGATGTCATGATCGAGAAGAAATATGAGGACATGATTGAGATTATTCCAACCGAAACCCTAAGTGACGTTCTGGAAAACATCTTAATCAGCGGAAGCAAAAAGGATCAATTGATTGAAAAGATGAAAAAGATCGGTTCCAAAGTAGCTGAAAAGGTTCCTCAGTCAACTATACAAAAACCAACTACCAACTAGTTGGTTTAATTCTATTTTTTTTTAATTTTTCAGTAATTATTATATATTTTGTCGTATAACCTATTATTATGAGTGTTAAAGTTGTAATTGCAAAGACATTGGCTAAAATTGGAGGACCCGTTTCAAAATTGGGGTCCGGAAGTGGAAAAAGTTTTGCCGGAATCATTTTTTCAAAAGTTGCAGGAATAGATGCTATTCAGGAACTGTCTGGCGAATTGAAAATCGGTTCCATTCTTTTAACTGGAACCAACGGTAAAACGACAACTACAACTTTATTAATCAAATTATTGTCTAGTGACATTGAAATAAGAAGTAGTTTTGAAAGCAATACCATTAATGCAATAGCTGCAGCTTTAATACAGCAGAAAGGAGACATCGGAGTATTCGAGTATGGTATCCGCAATATCAAGTATGGAATCCCGGATACCGTTCAGAGGGTTGTAAATCCGGTAGGCGTTGTCTATACGACGATTTCACCGGAGCACGCTCAGGTGGCAGGTGTCAAAAACCCTTTCAGCGAATATTACAAAGCCAAGGAATTATTGTCCAAAGACATGAACAAGGGAGTAATCATAACCAACACCGACGATCCGAGAACTGCCTTTTTAGGCTATAAGAAGCGTGATGACGTTAAAATCAATTATTATGGCCTTGAAGTCGATGACATCACGGATTTCTTTGACGCTCAGGAAATTGAATGTCCGGCATGCGGAAAGATACTTGACTATGAAAAGCGTTTCTTAAATCACAGGGGAGTATATTCATGCGAATGCGGATTTAAAAGACCGGAACCTAACGTCAAGCTGACCAATGCCGAGTTCGGCTCTGATAAATGGCTCTTGACAATTGAAGGAAATCTATTCAACTATCCGAACAACCATGACATTTCATTCAGCGTTGAATTATGCGTTCCTCCATTCGGTTTCCATAACATTTACAATACTTTAGCTTCAATAACCGCCTATGCGACGTTTACTCCTAAAATTGAAAACATTGAAGCTACTGTGGAGAAAGTTTTCAATAACCTTGACATGTCATTCATTCCGCCTGGAAGGTTCGAGGTTGTCCGCAACGGCGATAAGCTCATCGGTTTGGGACAGGGAGATAACGGTGATGCGGCCAAAATCAATGCATTGTTCATGAACCAGTATATCGACGGGCCTCTGGAATTCATTTACACGACTCCCGAAGAGGATGAGGAGGAAATCTTTGAAGATCACTTTGAAGTAATAAAGGCCTTGAATCCGGCTCACGTCATTGTTGTTCCGGGAAGAAAATCAATCGCGAAAGCTGAAGAATATTACAATATCATAAAAGAAGAATATCCCGATGCCGAATTTTACCCGTTAAGTTATGCGGAAATGGCTAAAAGGA
This region of Methanobrevibacter millerae genomic DNA includes:
- the lonB gene encoding ATP-dependent protease LonB — encoded protein: MLDYDKIKSSEDIEVPQLLIDQVIGHEESIETIKKAAKQRRNVLLIGDPGVGKSMLAKGMAQILPHESLQDVLIYPNVEDNNHPLIRTVPAGEGKKIVRATKGSARGHEERKTILTTLAIGGVLVIGFFYGRILESIIAAALILLISIQIKPKNNIMAPKLLVNNEEKRFAPFMDATGAHAGALLGDVRHDPYQSGGLGTPAHERVEAGMIHKANRGVLYIDEIGTMSMKTQQELLSAMQEKQYAITGQSENSSGAMVRSQAVPCDFVLVASGNIQVLEGMHIAMRSRIRGYGYEVFMKDYMEDTTENREKLVQFVAQEVKNDGRIPHFAPDALDEIIMEAKRRSGKQNALTLRLRELGGLVRSSGDVAIEQGENLVRAEHVIEAKKFARTLEQQIADRSIIQRKEYSMVSSEGGRVGLVNGLAVIGDRSGIVSPIAAEAAPAQSKNGGQIIATGKLGEIASESVQNVSALIKKYTNKNLSDYDIHVQFIQTYDGVEGDSASVSIATAVISAVEEIPIDQTIALTGSLNVRGDVMPIGGATAKIEAAAEAGMKKVLIPKSNMKDVMIEKKYEDMIEIIPTETLSDVLENILISGSKKDQLIEKMKKIGSKVAEKVPQSTIQKPTTN
- a CDS encoding Mur ligase family protein, with product MIMSVKVVIAKTLAKIGGPVSKLGSGSGKSFAGIIFSKVAGIDAIQELSGELKIGSILLTGTNGKTTTTTLLIKLLSSDIEIRSSFESNTINAIAAALIQQKGDIGVFEYGIRNIKYGIPDTVQRVVNPVGVVYTTISPEHAQVAGVKNPFSEYYKAKELLSKDMNKGVIITNTDDPRTAFLGYKKRDDVKINYYGLEVDDITDFFDAQEIECPACGKILDYEKRFLNHRGVYSCECGFKRPEPNVKLTNAEFGSDKWLLTIEGNLFNYPNNHDISFSVELCVPPFGFHNIYNTLASITAYATFTPKIENIEATVEKVFNNLDMSFIPPGRFEVVRNGDKLIGLGQGDNGDAAKINALFMNQYIDGPLEFIYTTPEEDEEEIFEDHFEVIKALNPAHVIVVPGRKSIAKAEEYYNIIKEEYPDAEFYPLSYAEMAKRIQKLYELAVESEYDYVIMTGCGEEQAMWESIKQKLIKR